The region AGGCCAGTGTTCTGGCCTGTGTAAAGCTCAATCACGTTCGGCGCACGAACAGCACGCTGGAACTGACCGCGAAGCGTCAGATCTTCAACCGGTGACCAGGTCAACTGAACACCGAAAGCATCGGTGCTGAAGCTGTTGGTCGTGCGGTTACCCGAGTTGTCATAATCCGAGTAGCGGTACTGACCGGCAAGTGTCAGCTCGTTGAAGAACGGCTTGTCCTGAACGAGTGGGATCTGAAGCTCAGCGTAGAGTTCCATGACTTCCACCTGACCCTTAACAGGCAGGGTTGCGCCACCAACACCGGTGAAACCGCCGCCAGGAACCTGGCTGATTTCATCGGGGATTGATTCCAGCTTGTCCTTACGACCCTCAACACCAACAAGCAGAGCGACGCCATCGTCTGCCCAAGGTGTAGAGACACCATATTCGCCGAGGTCGCCCTGAATGTTCGCGCCATAAACCATCTGACTGGTTTTACCGATCACAAGGCCGACACCCTGAATGAAGTCGAGAGCTTCCCGGGTCACACCTGAGCTGCCGCCAGGACGCGTAAAGATGTTGTACGGAACGCAGCCACCCGAGGGATCGGAACAAACAACATTGCCATTGCCATCATCGACAGCAAGAAACGCCTGCTGCGTCTTCGCGATAATGAAGTCGTTAGTAGACAGCGAGCTATCCGAAGTCTCGGAATACTGACCGAACACTTCGTACGCCCACACGCCATCCGCAAAATCACCGCGCAAGCCGCCAACGATGCGGAATGCAGAGTTTTCGAGGCGCGAGTTACGAGGACCACCTTCAACGTTACGGTGCGACATGAACTGGCTGTCCTTGATCACGCCATCAGCGATGTCCTGCGCCGAACAGCCGAACACTTCAGTGGCCAAGTCAATGCCTGGTGTGCCGTTGATAAACGGGTTGTCACAGTTGATGTCCCAGATACCGAATGACGCAGATTCAGCAATCTGGGCGTCTGAGAAGACGTCCGTGTAGCTTACGTCCAGGAATGCTTCCAGATTGTCCGTGATGTCATAGTGACCACGAGCGTACAAAGTGAAACGCTCTGAAGGACGCTGGAAGAAGTTACGCTGACCAAAGTTGTAGGTCTGAGCAGGCCCGCCAGCGAAAGGAACGAGCGTACCATCTTCAAGCTGGAAGACGTCGTCGTTTACGCCGTCACCGTTGAAGAAGTCAGCAAAGCGACGGAAGTTCGAAGAGCCTACGCAGCCCGCACCGCCGAAGCTGGTCGAAGAACCGGATTCACCGATTGTACAAGCCGAGAAAGAACGGTTGTTCTGAGTTACCTCGTTACGTTTTTCGTAGCTGGCATAAACGGTAACGTTACCACGGCCGTCAGCGGTGTTGGTGCCGATCATACCGGTGATCACATATTCTTCACCGTCAATAATAGGCGACGCAACAGTCTGTTCTGCAGCAGAGGTAACATTGTTGAAAAACTTGTTGCCGTTACCAGTCTGCTGGAAGTTACCCTGCAGATCTAGCTCGATGCCTTCGAAGTCGCGGCGGAGAATAAAGTTAGCAACACCGCCAACAGCGTCCGAACCGTAAACAGCCGAAGCACCACCGGTCAGCACGTCGACGCGCTCAACCAACTGGGTCGGGATCAGGTCAAGGTTCGCTGATGAGATGGACGAAGAACCATAGGGCAGTCGACGACCGTCGATCAACACGAGCGTACGCTCCGAACCAATACCGCGAAGGTTTAATGTAGCGGTACCCGATGCACCGTTTGAAACTTCACCAGCTTGACCAGCAAATACCTGAGGAAGCTGGTTGGTGAGGTCTTCGATACGAGCCGTACCAGTTGATTTGATTGTGTCAGTGGATACACTGAGGATTGGAGCCGCAGCTTCAAGGTTCGGGTTCACGTTCAGACGCGAACCAGTAACAACGATGGTGCTTTGCTCTTCGATTGCGCTGTCGTCTGACGTAACGTCTGCATCTTGCGCCAGGGCTGGAGCCGCCGTGATTGCAAGACCTGCAATCATGGTAGAGCTCAGGAAACGCCCCATAAACTTAGTATTTTTCATGTCGTTCCTCCGGATAGATTAATCTTCCGTTCTAGTTTTGCCAATAGGGACCAAATGGCTAAACAACGCACCAATTGCGTGTGCATCAAAATACCCAATCCCACTTGGATGGGGTGCCACTGTATTCCACGACCACCCAGGTCAACCTGCAAGGGAGTAACTTACGGCTTTTCTAGGGAAGTGTTGCAGTCGTGTTACACACCATTTCCCGCGTTTTAGCGGTGCAGTTCATCCACTTATCCTGATGTTAACGTTAAAATAGAATTGAACGCCAACGCATCAGTAAATGTGCCAGAAGGCCTGTAAGCCGGGTTCTGTCCTGCAAGCGGTATGTTCGCACACCAGCCTTGCAGCGGCAGCCATTCATCTAGGCTACGGATTGCTCCGCAGCTCAAGCAGCCAACCCGGGCCTCTCAGGGCGAAACGCCCCTGCTTTTGACAGCGCGAGCCCCCTATTTGGCCTTGCTCCGGGTGGGGTTTGCCATGCGGGCGCTGTTACCAGAGCCCCGGTGCGCTTTTACCGCACCCTTTCACCCTTGCCTGTGCCCTTTAGGGGCCATCGGCGGTATACTCTCTGTGGCACTTTCCCTGAGGTTTCCCTCGGCGGGCGTTACCCGCCACCCTTGTTTCGTGGAGCCCGGACTTTCCTCGTAATCTCGCGAAAACGCAGCTGCCCAGCCTCCTGGCACAGCGCGATATAGGCATGACCGCCAGAAATGAGAAGGGCCAACCCGTTTCAAGGCCGACCCTCCATCAATTCGGAATTTCAGCGCCTACTCTTTGCCGCCAATGCTCTCGATCGATTCATCGGGCGAAAGCGCCATCTTCCAGATCAGTGCGCCGATCACTGCGCCCACTAGCGGTGCGACCCAGAACAGCCACAGCTGTCCGACAGCGCCGGTCTCTGCATAGAATGCAACGCCGGTTGAACGCGCCGATCACCTGCGCCACCCAATAGGGCAGCAGCTCACCCCATGAAAATCGGCCCAAAACAGCAAGGCCAAGCGAAACAGCCGGGTTAAAATGTCCGCCGGAAATCCCTCCAACCGCATAGGCCATAGTGAGCACGGTCAAACCAAAGGCCAATGCGACGCCGGCAAAACCGATCCCCAATTCCGGATAGGCTGCTGCCAGCACAGCTGAACCGCAACCGCCAAACACAAGCCAGAATGGCCGATCAACTCAGCAGACAGTTTTCTAATCATGAACTTACTCCCCTCCCCGGAGAACAATGCGCAAGACTAGCATCTAGATTGCAGGGGGCAAATTCCAGATTGGGGAAAGGGGATCAGCCTACCGCGCAGCGCCGCGGTCACGATCAAGCAACAGCTGAAACAGGATCGCACCCACATGCTGATCCACGATCCCGTCAATCAGCTCAGGACGCCACCGGCGCTGGAATGCTTCGACTGCCTTGTGTCCGTCTGTGATGTCATAGCCAAACCGCTCCAGCGCGAGATAGAACGCGCCATCGTTGTCGAACGGATCGCCCAGGTCGAGTTTCTCCGGCTTTGGCAGGCAGAGCCCGTATTCAGCCAATCGATCCCATGGAAACAGCTCGCCCGGATCGGTCTTGCGCGCTGGCGCAACATCGGAATGACCGACAACGTTTGCGCGGGGAATATCATTCTCTTTCACTATCCGCGCCAATAGCGGAACGAGGGCTTTGATTTGCGCTTCGGCAAACTCGCGATAGCCTAGCCCATGCCCCGGGT is a window of Altererythrobacter rubellus DNA encoding:
- a CDS encoding TonB-dependent receptor domain-containing protein, producing MKNTKFMGRFLSSTMIAGLAITAAPALAQDADVTSDDSAIEEQSTIVVTGSRLNVNPNLEAAAPILSVSTDTIKSTGTARIEDLTNQLPQVFAGQAGEVSNGASGTATLNLRGIGSERTLVLIDGRRLPYGSSSISSANLDLIPTQLVERVDVLTGGASAVYGSDAVGGVANFILRRDFEGIELDLQGNFQQTGNGNKFFNNVTSAAEQTVASPIIDGEEYVITGMIGTNTADGRGNVTVYASYEKRNEVTQNNRSFSACTIGESGSSTSFGGAGCVGSSNFRRFADFFNGDGVNDDVFQLEDGTLVPFAGGPAQTYNFGQRNFFQRPSERFTLYARGHYDITDNLEAFLDVSYTDVFSDAQIAESASFGIWDINCDNPFINGTPGIDLATEVFGCSAQDIADGVIKDSQFMSHRNVEGGPRNSRLENSAFRIVGGLRGDFADGVWAYEVFGQYSETSDSSLSTNDFIIAKTQQAFLAVDDGNGNVVCSDPSGGCVPYNIFTRPGGSSGVTREALDFIQGVGLVIGKTSQMVYGANIQGDLGEYGVSTPWADDGVALLVGVEGRKDKLESIPDEISQVPGGGFTGVGGATLPVKGQVEVMELYAELQIPLVQDKPFFNELTLAGQYRYSDYDNSGNRTTNSFSTDAFGVQLTWSPVEDLTLRGQFQRAVRAPNVIELYTGQNTGLPNLNSSQNSLGDQIFDPCATSAPTASQSACANTGVTAAQYGNVPDVISGQTQSLTGGNPQLTPESSDTWTFGAVLTPSFAPGLSVTVDYFDISVEDFISAGIEAQTTLDQCLATGNPTFCDLIVRASNGSLIAGIPGVGFQQTNLNIAELTTSGIDIQVRYSTDLGSFGGMRFDYAGTYLDKFDFASFPGDTPIECAGFLNNGCISPVNPKYRHRVTTTWETPVEGLEAAATWRYFAGTKNEPGDSPLIDDDLQTINYVDLSFFYELNDTIRLRGGVQNVTNTQPPVSTSSGPPLGNGNTFPTIYDTARTFFGGVTFSF
- a CDS encoding N-acetylmuramoyl-L-alanine amidase; translation: MRDELVHREQLSPNFNDRALPINMVVLHYTEMKPVETALERLCDPEAQVSAHYLISEEGEVTRLVPEQKRAWHAGTSYWRGHKDVNSASIGIELDHPGHGLGYREFAEAQIKALVPLLARIVKENDIPRANVVGHSDVAPARKTDPGELFPWDRLAEYGLCLPKPEKLDLGDPFDNDGAFYLALERFGYDITDGHKAVEAFQRRWRPELIDGIVDQHVGAILFQLLLDRDRGAAR